From one Sus scrofa isolate TJ Tabasco breed Duroc chromosome 9, Sscrofa11.1, whole genome shotgun sequence genomic stretch:
- the TMEM60 gene encoding transmembrane protein 60 — translation MRMSLAQRVLLTWLFTLLFLIMLVLKLDEKAPWNWFLIFIPVWIFDTILLVMLIVKMAGRCKSGFDPRHGSHNIKKKAWYLIAMLLKLAFCLALCAKLEQFTTMNLSYVFIPLWALLAGALIELGYNVFFVRD, via the coding sequence ATGAGAATGTCCTTGGCTCAGAGAGTACTACTCACCTGGCTTTTCACATTACTCTTCTTGATCATGTTGGTGTTGAAACTGGATGAGAAGGCACCTTGGAACTGGTTCCTCATATTTATTCCAGTCTGGATATTTGATACTATCCTTCTTGTCATGCTGATTGTGAAAATGGCTGGGCGATGTAAGTCTGGCTTTGACCCTCGACATGGATcacacaacattaaaaaaaaagcctggtaCCTGATTGCAATGTTACTTAAATTAGCCTTCTGCCTTGCACTCTGTGCTAAACTGGAACAGTTTACTACCATGAATCTGTCCTATGTCTTCATTCCTTTATGGGCCTTACTAGCAGGGGCTTTGATAGAGCTTGGATATAATGTCTTTTTTGTGAGAGACTGA